CCTCGACTACTACGATCGGGCCATTCGCCTCGCATTGCTCGATACCGACTATGCCATCTTTCAAAAAGGACTTGTACAAGGCGTTATGGGGCGGTTTGAGAATAAGGTCAGCACAATGCAGGGTCTCATTCAGCGATTCCCTGCTTCTAATTACCAGGATGATGCCTTGTATGAAATTGCCAATTCATGGCTGACCCTGGAAAACAATGAACAAGCCCTGGACTTTTTTGGGCAGGTGATCTCCCAGCATCCAAGCAGCAGTTATGTAAAGAGTGCAATGCTAAAATCTGGGCTTATCTACTACAATACAAGCCGCGACGACCAAGCCCTGCAGATCTTTAAGGAAGTGGTCAGCCGTTATCCCGGAACGTCTGAATCGCAGGAAGCCCTCCTGGCCATCCGTAACATTTACGTGGGACTCGACCGGGTGGAGGAGTTCATTCAATTCTCGGAAGGACTGGGCTTTGCGAATGTAACCACGGCCCAGCAGGATTCACTGACCTATGTGGCTGCTGAAAACAGGTATATGGAGGGTGACTGCGAAAATTCAAGCCAAAGCTTCAGCAATTACCTTGAAAAATTTCCAAATGGTATTTTCGCCATCAATGCGCATTTCTACCGAGCAGAATGCGATTTCCGCGCGGGGAACTTTCCCCAGGCGCTGAACGGGTATAATTATGTCATCAGCAGGCCCAGATCCAGATTTACAGAGAACGCCCTGCTGCGGGCTTCCATCATTGATTTTCGCCAGCAAAACTTTGCGGAAGCCCTCGCAAACTACCGCAAACTTGAAGAGGTGGCAGAGCTGCCCAGCAACAAGCTGGAGGCTCAGATCGGGCAGATGCGTTCCCAATTCTATCTGGAGCGCTATCAGGAGACTCTAGCCCTTGCCTCCACCGTTCTTGCCCATGAAAAAACGCCACGTGAGGTGCAGCAGGAAGCGCATCTGATCTCAGCAAAGTCAGCCCTGACACTCGATCGTATGACCCAGGCCCGTGCCAGTTTTCAGAGTGCCATGAACATCGCGGAAAATGAAATAGCTGCCGAGGCCATGTACAATCTTGCCTTTATCGAATACCGTGAAGGCAATTATGAGCAATCTGAAAAAATGATCTTCGACTTTGTGAACAAAATGTCGGCCTACGACTACTGGCTCGCAAAGACCTTTATCCTGCTGGCCGATAATTACCTTGCGGCCGACAACATTTTCCAGGCTAAGCATACCCTGCAAAGCATCATTGACAATTATGAGGGTGAGGATTTGCGTGCAGAGGCCATTAAGAAACTGGATGCCATCCTTGAGAAGGAAAGGCTTCAAAACCAAGCCCCAAAAAATGAACCCGTGGAAATTGACCTCGGCAGAAACGCGTTTTAATTCAGGCCATGCATTCACCAAGGAAAAATAAACAACCCATGAATAATAAGCCCATTTTCAGAATCCTGATACTGAGCAGCCACGTTACACTGATGGCCGCTGCCCCGCTTTTCGGGCAACGAACCATGGACATTGAAGAGATTCGCGTGGTTGCACCTTACCAGCCAACCGTTTCCGACGCTTTTAAGATCAACGACAACCCCCGCATCGAAGACACACTTCAGGCAAAGCCTTCCTTCACCTATTCAATCAGGCCCCGTGGATTGGACACCCGCTTTGAACTTGAGCCCCTTACAGCTGCCCGAATGCGCGGAGAACCCCTTTCAAAACTATACCAGGGGCATGTCAGGGGTGGGTTCGGCAATTACACAACCCCATATGTTGAAGCTTTCTTTAACACTCTGCGATCCGACACCTATGGCCTTGGCCTGCACCTGAAACACCGCTCTTCCTCGGGTGGCATCAATGACTACGGATACAGCGGCTTTAGCGATAACTTGGCACATGTCTTTGGAAAACGCTTCTTCGGGAGCAATTTCCTTGATGGAGGCCTCAGATATGACCGCAACGTGGTCCATTACTATGGCTACAAGCCTGATGATTATTTGAACGACCCCATCCAAGATATTCTTGATGATATGACAAGTAAGGATTTCCGGCAACGCATCAACCAGCTCAATGCAAGCGTTGGTTTCGGAAGCAATCGCCCCGACTCGGCTCGTGTTAATTTCCATTCAGGACTGGAATACAACTGGTTAACAGACCGTTACGATGCCATTGAACACAATATCCGTTTCAAGGGTCAGGTCGGTCGCGAAATGGAAGATCCCTTTGCTATGCTCGACCAGTTATACATCGGACTGGATATGGGAACCGATTTTTATAGCAACCGTAATTCTGTCGACACCATAAGCAATGCCCTGATCAGCATTTTTCCAAAGGTAGCCGTCAAATACAACCGCCTGAAGCTTTATGCCGGTTTGGATATTAATGTCCAGGCTGACACGGCCTCCTATTTCCGTGTTTATCCCAATATTGGTTTTGAAGCAAGCCTCATTGACAGTCGCCTTATTGTTCACAGCAAGTTCTCAGGAGGGCTTCAGCGTCAATCGTTGCGTGACCTGCTTGGTGAGAACCCTTTTATGAATTCCTCCGTACCCCTTGCATTTCAAAATACCAAAATGGAGATTGCTGCAGGAATCAAAGGGGCTTTCAGCGATCAGTTTGCCTACAACCTGGGCATGTCAAGTGCAAGAATCGAAAATTATGCATTTTTTGTAACTGACACCACCAGTCTGCTCCAAAACGAGTTTACCCTGGTTTACGACAACCTTCGCCGCCTGCATTTAAAAGGAGAACTCTTCGGACAGTTTGGCAATCGCTTTCACGTCAGGCTGGCAGCCAACTACTTCCAGTATAACCCTGAAGTGGAAATTGAAGCATGGCACCTTCCCAGCCTACAGCTGGACCTAAACATGAAATACAACATGCAGGATAAGATCATCCTGAGTGCCGACCTGTTTTCTCGCGATGCTGCCTATGGCCGGATCTTCGACGAATTGGGCAATCCCCAGGCTTACCAACTGCACAGCTGGCACATCGATGCAAACCTTGGGGTCGAGTACCGCTACACCCGCATCCTTTCCTTCTTCCTCAACTTCCAGAACCTTACCAACAAGTCCCTGGAACGATGGATGAATTACCCCTCACAGAAGTTCCATATAATGGGGGGGGCTAGCTGGTCATTTTAAGTTTTTTTGGCCTGATTCCGGCAAAAGAGGTTTAATTATCAACAAGCACCAGAGACATCCTGAAACCAAAATAAAATAGGGGGTTTCAGGATGTTTTTTTTGTTAATAATTTTCTTTCCAAAAGGCCTTTTTTTACCCAAAAACTCCCTAAAAAATCGTACCTTTGCCAGTTACCAATTTGAAGGGATTTTTATGAGTGAAATATTGAAGGCAACTGATATAAAAGTGCCTGCATACGATGCCACCAGCATTCAGGTTCTTGAAGGACTGGAGGCTGTAAGAAAGCGCCCCGCCATGTACATCGGCGATGTGAGCAGCAAGGGCCTGCACCACTTGGTTTACGAAGTCATTGACAACTCCATAGATGAGGCCATGGCAGGTCACTGCGACCGCATTGACGTTGTAATCAACGAAAATGATTCCATTACCGTTGTTGACAACGGCCGTGGTATCCCCACCGATTTGCATGCCAAGGAAAACCGCAGCGCCCTGGAAGTGGTCATGACCGTACTGCACGCCGGTGGAAAATTTGACAAAGGCAGCTACAAGGTATCCGGCGGTTTGCACGGAGTAGGCGTATCCTGTGTCAACGCCCTTTCCTCCCTCTTGGTTGTGAATGTTTACCGCAATGGTAAGATCTACACCCAGGAGTACCGTTTTGGCAAACCCCAGTTCCCGGTGAAAGAGGTCGGCACCACCACAAAGACCGGTACCGAAGTAACCTTTCTGCCTGATGATGGCATTTTCCAAATCACCCATTACAGCTACGACATCCTCTCCGCACGCTTGCGAGAACTGGCATTCCTGAACAAGGGGGTTACCCTTAGCATCGTCGATAAGCGGC
This DNA window, taken from Bacteroides sp., encodes the following:
- a CDS encoding tetratricopeptide repeat protein, which codes for QEKFTESISTMERFLTSQGAFTQEFYYRANYTIGYAHFKNKNFPRAIIAFRKFISSANEEPRLINDATLRVADSYFISKDYPQALDYYDRAIRLALLDTDYAIFQKGLVQGVMGRFENKVSTMQGLIQRFPASNYQDDALYEIANSWLTLENNEQALDFFGQVISQHPSSSYVKSAMLKSGLIYYNTSRDDQALQIFKEVVSRYPGTSESQEALLAIRNIYVGLDRVEEFIQFSEGLGFANVTTAQQDSLTYVAAENRYMEGDCENSSQSFSNYLEKFPNGIFAINAHFYRAECDFRAGNFPQALNGYNYVISRPRSRFTENALLRASIIDFRQQNFAEALANYRKLEEVAELPSNKLEAQIGQMRSQFYLERYQETLALASTVLAHEKTPREVQQEAHLISAKSALTLDRMTQARASFQSAMNIAENEIAAEAMYNLAFIEYREGNYEQSEKMIFDFVNKMSAYDYWLAKTFILLADNYLAADNIFQAKHTLQSIIDNYEGEDLRAEAIKKLDAILEKERLQNQAPKNEPVEIDLGRNAF